Below is a genomic region from Choristoneura fumiferana chromosome 30, NRCan_CFum_1, whole genome shotgun sequence.
tacgggatgaccgtaaaagtaacaaaaatttggaattgaaataaaaaatacaaaaagattccaaaaaaaacaatcttaattatttgtagtttttaacccccgtcgcaaaaagagTGTATGttataatgaatgaaatgaatgaaaaagtatttatttgacattattttttacatagtttttttgcacatagccctgcaaaactgtttacacagtttgtctgcaggatgcagtctctataaaaatataaaataatgtaatgtataatttattcttacataaaactattataattattgttacaactatgtcatggaagagtttctgctaaatACTTTTAAAGggtctttttaaatttatttttatcagttcCTAGGCGGATGTTATCAGGTAAGCTCATGattgtaaactcataattgtacaaggttagttaacattgtttttaaataaagtacttTAGATCCGGTAAGCTGTTAAACAAATACGGTAGTCTTTTGTTTAATGTTCTATCACCGAAGTAGTTGGTCACTCGGGGCACTTCATATTTACCTGAGGACACCGACCTAGTATTATGACTATGGTTGATCAATACTAAACTACGCTCTAGATTGCTATGATTATTTATGGCTACtaggtatttatgttttagtCGAACAGGAAGtattttaaggattttaaataagtgtatgttataagtttgaccgttacgtgtgtctgtctgtctatgtgtctgtatgtggcaccgtagctcttaaacggatttAAACCGATagaatgcgattttttatttttaatcagggtttctagcgatggttcttagatatgtttaatcaaaatcggtttagccgtttttgagatatttaactttgaagtgacaaagtcgggggttttccaacattttgtcggttaggttatataataaataataaaataaatatcacgggacaactcacaccaatgagggctatcgcgtatgaattcgccgctagaggcgctagtgtagcgtgaggtctccgaaatgtcaaatctcatagtttttgggtgagctacgcgggtttatttataattagaataaatttgtgaatgttttgcaatatctgaaattaattatagcaaatatgcgttccgggccaatgaatgtctgtgttttgagacagttttgtctttcggaaacctttgtcctcccttttttccgaacaaaacggggactatgcaacactttggcatgctcgatatttttatggcacggttttaaatatgattttaatctaaactttgttttcacgcccgtaataacagactttgaaagccataagtacttaaaaacctcacgcgacagtgcgccatctagtgagacaaaaaacgatagccctcattgacctagtcccaaagtaaacgGAGTATTCAtacagattttaaaaaaatttaaccacTAGCCATTCCTTCAGTTTGTTTTTGAACTTACATACTACTATCAAGCAACTTAATTTAAGTTGAATTACTccgcaggtttgcgcaggtttccttacgatgtatTTCACTGTAAAgttttgtggtaaatttcaaatgcaagttcgcacatgaatttcaaaaactcagaattgcgagctcgggtttgaacccacgatcttccgcttgagaggccgtagatcaaaccactaggctacgcaaaaagagggctgtaagtttgacaccaatgtctgtggcatcgtagctttggaatggatagaccgatttcactgcagttttttacgtgaaagcgagtttctttgtgGTCGTtcttaacgatttgcctagtgacgtttaggcagatcatgaaattcctaggcatatcatgaaacgccgccatatcggttctgtggttacaattcatactaaccactcctcgcttcgctcgtcgtacctatatttttatttttttctacatatctcgatgtgcccggtataaggctaggaatatcgacgaatgcgttgctctaatcgatctgccgtattatttctcaggcacatcgtgatatgcctggccaacttttagacATATCaagaaatggcgccatttcatgatttgcctaggaatttcgtgatctggcggattttacgatcggccgctgacatgtattatgcccggttcacattccagtgaaatcgtgccagtagcgatacattgcagggtcacaatccaaacgagttacacaagatcgatcgagcaccgcggtgtcatgctactggaacagctttactggaataatgtgaaccgggcattataGACAACTGGGAGGAGAAGACCTAGGCTGAGCCGGACTCTCACCAGCTAATAAACCCGACGGCACAAATCAGCACAAACGAGGTTTTCTTTTTTCAGGAGCTCCCTGACGTGGGCTTTAATCATATACCGAAAGGGGCGAACAGGGACATGAAGGTAGCTCGGGCGTTGCAGACGCGTCAGGTGGGAACCAAACTACCCCCGCCCTACCCTAACGGCTGGTTCGCACTTGCTGAAAGCAGGGACTTGAAAATAGGGGGGGTCGTCAGTGTTGATGCCCTAGGTAAGTTAAGTACATAACAAAAggtactagataacctggaaactgtaacagaccGTCTACcgtgtcaacaaaaatgtgcctaCGAAAATGATCTATCTACtcgtatatattattattattcttattactatatattttttttattcatttatttcgattgatatgattaatttttagtctttaaatttgttaaaccttttattggaataaatgatgattattacctattattatcacacaatgcctgtataatataaaacaaaataaaggtaactaaaactacatacgaactaaaattataaataaaaaagttgcccaaaatcactgccaggtggtaaggtgcccagaaggctggcagcattaccacgctgtatggcaatgcttactCTTTGTGCTATGAAAaggccagccctctggtcacccgaagccgtaatcaatttggacgacaatgatttaaaaatattaaaagcactcaaaccccaaggacccatggtttctaccccaaacggctcaaaaatgtaggcactactgatttatttatttatttactatattatatatataaataaaaattaatcgtgaAATGtattgctaagcgcaaaactcgggaatggctggaccgatttcactaattcttttttctagcgttcgttattgtcaggagaaagtttttatggaagaacATTTAGAAAAGTACAACGCGGGCAAATCCGCGGGCACAAGCTAGTACGGAATAAAAGCTTGAATATCTAACTACATCATTAAACGTATAAGTATACTGACTGATTTTGCTAAAGAAAAATCTCATCCAGGTCATAATTTCGCTGTATACCGCGGTGAAGATGGCGTCGCGCGCTGCGTAGACGCATACTGCCCCCACTTGGGGGCCAACATGGGAGTGGGGGGGACTGTGAGGGGGAGCTGCATAGAATGCCCCTTCCATAAGTGGACATTCAACGCTGAAGGGACGTGTGTCAGCATCCCTGACTTGGATAGCCGTgagtattttaaatgaaaatgaaaatgaaaagatttattcgggacacacacatataaataatagatacagaacaaacacatactaataataaagtgaaataaaataaaatgcgattacaaaatacaaaaatgattaaaaaagaaaaaaatatgtatacctatatatatgcgcccgaaatggtcccgcctcagcataaaatgcggactcctttggtggagccagcgctggtcttccggcgagaccattttagACGGTCACCGTGTCGTGTCGCGCAACACAGCCCTACGCGTTACGATGAACGCAGCCGTTGTGCCCGAGTCGGGCAGCGCCGTCTGGCGGCGAACAACCGACTCAAATATACAACTACTAACCAACCAAAGAGAATAATACCACTTCAACCAATCATGCAAGGCCATGTGCACAACCAACATGGCTGCCTGCCCTGAGTTATTCGATTTtacaattaggggctgtttcaccatccattgattagtgttaacagacggttaaatatgatgcggtctctatttgttttgttttaaagtaaaaagtaaaaaaagtaaaataatctttattgccaaaaaaaaacctagctcagtacaactcacaaaaaataaaaaataaaacatacaataaaattttgaataaaaacgaattattaaaaactaaaaacactaAGAATTTTAGGCAATGGGTCCCAATCTCATCGTATGCTAGGCatgcccagcgctggttttcagattGATCCCTAGAAGAGGACCAGGGGTCCAGGGGAGGGGGAGGGAGGGTTTTCTCTATTTAtgcatggtgaaacagccccttagtaagtATACTACTTTTTACCTACGATGCAAAACATCATGTAATACAAATCACATCACATTGTCTACATAGGTATACGAGTCAAAATGCTGACTATTTCGAACTCTCTACAAGTTTATCCTCGGAAATTTTGTTAGAGTTGAAACCGTGTGAAATATGTCAATGTATTTGGATGTAGAGAACGGGTTTGGTTGTAGACCTCTGCAAAATAATGCCTGAATATCCAATAAATGGGTACCTAGTTCTATCTGCGTTATAACTGCTATCACTATAGTGTgtgtagatatagtttagatatagttagtgtttagtattgtaactaagggaccccatacatccctgtatttcttttattattattttttgtatttttttttctttaattttataatatagttctaaagtattttatttgtaattatatttttatgaaaaaatgactttctgccaagtttcttgcggcgcattcttcttggcaatgatggtctttccgaaagcgctggtagtttaaaaaaatgacgtgtataagtgcccattgcggcctatttactgaataaatcatttgaattttgaattttgtctCATTTAATGTGGAAAAGAGCACGTCTTAagaattctataaaataaaacagtgtGCCTGTACAATTtcaatttgttaaaattttatgttataagttttatgttattttatgttatgaatttttcctatgcttacatatctcaggttgcttatttctactacgctacttatgcagaaagagtgtgacgtctctcgatgagagcggaacatagatgtcgctagtgctgctgcataagtagcgtagtagaaataagcaacctgagatatgtatgcataggaaaaattcgtgtctagattcctgtccagctgtggtgtaggggttatagcacgcagcacggattgctgaggacctgggttcgattcccagcgctggtctctttttctggtttttctgtgcatccatgtctcagttcgtattttcgataGGCAACTTTTTGTCAAAAGTCTTTTCCATATAGCTCCCAAAGGCATATCAATCAAGACCTGGCCAACGGCGGAGGGCGACGGTGCTGTCTGGGTCTGGTATGATGCTGAGGGCCGCAGCCCGCTGTGGAGCGTCCTGAGCCCTGAGGAGCAGGAGGAGATGCAGGGCTGGGGATACCGGGGGAGGAACGAGTTTGTTGTATCTACTCATATTATGGTAAGTACCGttcaatttagtttttagggctccgtagtcaACTATGTCTGGCCGTCTCTGTCTGTcccggctaagctcagagaccgttagtactagaaaattgtaatttggcatgaatatacatacatatcagATACGcggacaaagtggtaaaataaaataattttagtgtacatcccatggacgtaaagtggggtgatttttattttactttaaaaagtaGCACTTGCAGTGTTATGCTTCTCAGGTGCGGAGATtatctgacggttaaatgtgatgccgtctctgtttgttttgttcgaatagacggagacggcatcacttttaTCCGTCGAAtacaattaatcaatgggtggtgaaacagcccgtaAAGAGATCAATATTTCTTaactccgaaatgtcaaatctcatagtttttgggtgagctacgcgggtttatttatttataattagaataattttgtgaatatttttcaatatctgaaattaattatggcaaatatgcgttccggggcaatgaatgtctgtgttttgagacagttttgcctttcagaaacctttgtcctcccttttttccgaacaaaacggggactatgcaacactgtggcatactcgatatttttatggtacggttttaagatgtattaaatatgattttaatctaaactttattttcacgcccgtaataaaagactttgaaagcaatacttaaaaacctcacgcaacagtgcgccatctagtgagacaaaaaacgatagccctcattacgatgCCGCTAGATTAGAGATCCGTAGGCACGTAGTTTTGTAAGATTTTGCTTATTTTCGCAGGATATTCCCGAAAATGGTGCAGACATAGCCCACTTGAGCCCGGTGCACTCGACCTCTGTCTTCACCAGTGTGGCAAACAAGCACCCTTACCTTCTCAACTTcgttggtaattttttttctgttacaaGCCTAGGGTAGGCTGGGTATTTTTCCTGCCAGATTTAAATTCAttacttttttatgtcaaatagctggcaaacgagcatgagggtcacttgatggtaagtgatcaccgccgcccttggatacctacagcattattagtaGTGCGGGTACGTTTCCGgcctaaaaagtttttattttcagagcaaccgggttcgattcccgagctgagtacaggttttttttaaatgcatgaatgcagtttttcttgttattaaaatcgatgtcatggttcctaagaagaaattttcgtatgtcatatagtttcagactttcacatactgaccgatataaatgggccatcCTGTatatatagtgcttttctccaataaCGCGTGGAAGTaaagcaaaattgttaaaatattaaattaaatgcacgtttttaaaatttaatgtatttgCCCTTATAGGTACTTCCTCGCGATACCTACTTGTATGTTTCTTTAAAGTACATGACACGACTCATAATgccattatattaaaaataataatttaattaaaaattaaattgtattatatcaattaaaaacataaatttaaatgcaATGAAGCTTTTTATAgctaaattacagtttaaagtggtacagtcaaggaatttaattaatGGGCCATcttggaaccttttcaaaggaaaagtcattacgacttttcttgttaattaatgcgatgtcactatgacgtttactgagaaatggttccatggtggccaatgaattaaactccttgaccgtactgaACGCTTTTTCGGCAATTTACTTTTATTAGTACCCTTTTTTCCGTATTTCAATTGTGCTTGAActcgaaatataaaaaaaagagtgAAACTGTGTGAGACATGTTTTTACTTGTCGTAGtgcatttaaaaagaaaaaaaaagctatacagtaatggaatttcatagcATTTTCCCGTCGTGTGCCACAAacggacttttgtataaaaccgaattcagcagaaattacgcgaccaaCCTATTACATACACAAACcgaactatcaccaccaccacactacgctgacgcggtTCCGACTCAACCAgggttcatcttcagagcaacacaaccgttcaccattaTACCAGatgtagatatttatttttctttcaggcCACCATTCCTGGGAAGCTGAGTGGACGAGGCGCGAAGAGCACAGAGCTAGGATGACATTGACACACTATTACAAATTTGGGAAGCTGAGTATCTTTCGTCTTAATGCGATTGCTGACCAGGTATTTATGTCAACAAAATCGCGATGACTCGTGTATTTACAGTCAAATACATGGTCCTTGGCCAATACGTCAGTTCATTAATTGGTTCTGGCCTTAGAGTCCGcctaaagcggcaattacactgcgtcgttcacctaatgcggtcgccgaacgactgtcgcctttacattagacatgggtaatctcaactcctcgaagtgatctgactcactagatccagctccggtgtcggtaccgaatccgcttattgaatccgactcctttattgactccggttctttcgagcgattattaatttatctatggccgatccggcccggctcggttcggtcggtacCAAAGTCaaggtactgaactgaagtaccgattcgtttcgtccttttgatgttgaaaaattctaaattgtgtattttttaaagaactatgaGCTACTTTAACTGCGTGCCTAGTGATtcgaaacaatattatgattgACTTgactattttgattgattgacCTATTTTTCGCTGCaatttttgcttaatatttcgtgaaattaAGCGTAGCCCGCTCcggtcatattatattgtgttttaattatatctcatttctttccaatataaccgagcgagtagtccgagtaccgacgtaggtaccggctcactcagcgcccgaccaaacgtaataagatccgatccgatccgatccgagagtgaaagcggagcgagtgagtgtgtcggcgatcacgagccgctcgatccggccgAACTTGGTCGGagttaaggtaacggcgcctattaccgggggtatcgaaatcgacggccatcaccgcggcaatttaaaatacgcattttataatcaaaccgatagatttgttaaaaaatatattttacaagataaaagcttatttagtcgactcacggatctattagcgctagtgtatgtgaatgaatcaaagatctcgcaattcgtgattttccgaaatggcaccgacggaagaggatttgccatactaacgcgtgacaccacatacaagcagactcgaatcttatttagtgttctacaaaatatttatggctattgaactaatgttatggtttttaagtggctttttatagttttttgtacgagttctgaatactttttgtatattttttggcccggaaatacgattaaaatggaaaataaaatacagcggcgataggcgctatttttaactgttgattgtaatactgtggtatatcacggtaatagttaaagtggtagttttggttcttcaagctttatttttggtataaattatcgtttatataatttgttacagttattccaatcttgatctattcacgcttttaaaaaaactatttccgtggtatgaaaagtattaacaaactcttaatttttagcaaaaacttcaatactgaatttgtagtttctatagaaaccgttattttgccaagttgtttaaatattgcgatgaaattttatatctacttaccagttatgtaattttggttatatgccaaggatgtaataagtatatttgatttgtaattcaaacacaactctatcctatagtttttataggtcggaattagattttacaacACTCCAAATTAAGCCATTTAACGAgggtatgatcgcataaccctcggtaatagattGTTTGGGAAgctattaccgacccattcaattgtctttgggtcggtaataggttcttaaagaagtccctattaccgagtgacattttatttttctgttaaaataattcacatttagggtaccgtaagtgcagatttttttgataaagttgtgacttttactcagcatgcatacatcaaactattactggtggcataagcataataaaatacaataggctgtatacactattcgaatcatactttagttttttattatattttctcaaaaaatatttggtgtacaatatattatacagaaccaaagccattacctttttttaatccctcggtattaagttccaaaacatgtgtctggttccttttaccgatggtagaaaattgccgtttttttataccctcggtaatagaagctcaattcgcggtaatggaatcacagcctgtccattaccacggtaatagaagatttgggtattttgatttcaataattattttatcaaatactaataactaaaatgagcccaaaaagttaagacactgaaagttcaataaacgctcttaaataaaaaaaatattctcgtttgttaaggagctttgatacccttaatttatgggactcatttgaaaacttccttaagtaccacggtaataggcgccgttaccttagtaactccggagtcgataagatttgaagggagccattaagggattcggatccgcttgaggaactgactcttttgaatcttcagatccggatttacccatctctactttacattagtctgtatTTCAGTATTTCAgtatttcagtatttatttattgcaacaccttttacaaaaaattataaaaaatgatgccctgttggggcgcagcagctgtccgtctactgcggcggccatattaaggcggtggcagctgtcgcttgccgaatgcggccgactaccgtgttctttacacttttgcgttcgccgcatgcagcatgcggcgaacgactctgTGTAATTGGCGCTCTatgaaagctgaacccagctattatttgagtggcaacattattcaaatgtcatg
It encodes:
- the LOC141444867 gene encoding cholesterol 7-desaturase nvd-like, with product MLSVDGQCSTSEALPAKMKSPAISNCQIDNDVLLFYFKLALAALRTALECIYAHKLGLMLSVILVLFVYVIYKSYWSPILYLKELPDVGFNHIPKGANRDMKVARALQTRQVGTKLPPPYPNGWFALAESRDLKIGGVVSVDALGHNFAVYRGEDGVARCVDAYCPHLGANMGVGGTVRGSCIECPFHKWTFNAEGTCVSIPDLDSPPKGISIKTWPTAEGDGAVWVWYDAEGRSPLWSVLSPEEQEEMQGWGYRGRNEFVVSTHIMDIPENGADIAHLSPVHSTSVFTSVANKHPYLLNFVGHHSWEAEWTRREEHRARMTLTHYYKFGKLSIFRLNAIADQNGPGHVRLRFQTRFGPVLFSLSVTPIGVLRQKVVHRVFSPWYNAVMAASFIPMESYMFERDITMWNNKRYISSPIYVKTDKSIRAFRAWYSQFYSEKSVSFKDATQNPLDW